From Cricetulus griseus strain 17A/GY chromosome 1 unlocalized genomic scaffold, alternate assembly CriGri-PICRH-1.0 chr1_0, whole genome shotgun sequence, a single genomic window includes:
- the Cdsn gene encoding corneodesmosin, translating to MNSSRAPGMGRVGGHGLMALLMATLILPGTLAKSIGTLSDPCKDPTRITSLNDPCLIGKTGSSSISSHGGSSSSQGGSSKSLIFKPGTGSSQISYSSGSGSFHSGSSGFQSGSSGSQSGNSGFQSGSSGSQSGNSGFQSGSSNSQSGSSGSQTGSSSSQSGSSSSRWVSSSSQSGSSGSSREGPGNGSALPTDDNSSRQTSGSFQSGGSYSSHSSGVSNTVSNHPPCSSNVPDSPCSGGPVITHSGPYISNSHTVSGGQRPVVVVVEQHGSGGPGGFQGMPCSNGGPSGKPCPPITSVQKPYGGYEVVGGSANSYLAPGMTYSGGKIYPVGYFTKDNPVKGSPGAPSFAAGPPVSEGKYFSSNPIIPSYSSSSSNAYPSSGVVFQPVGNGGVQPCGVGSRGPCSGSRIQITSSSTSFQPCGGANQGPCSPPGPGSISIGGGSSSLSTGKIVLQPCGSKSISAGYPCLSASSSALNGGLNGSPQRVTTVIAKPCGLNSPGRMPCRSIRDILAQVKPLGPQLADPQVFLPPGQPLDKP from the exons ATGAACTCCTCTCGGGCACCCGGGATGGGGCGTGTGGGAGGGCACGGGCTGATGGCATTGCTGATGGCCACTCTCATTCTTCCAG GAACCTTGGCTAAGAGCATTGGGACCCTCTCAGACCCATGTAAGGACCCCACCAGGATCACCTCCCTCAACGACCCTTGTCTCATTGGAAAGACCGGCTCCAGCAGCATCAGCAGCCATGGGGGATCCAGCAGCTCCCAGGGAGGATCTTCAAAATCCCTGATATTTAAACCAGGAACAGGGTCTTCCCAGATCTCCTATTCCTCTGGGTCTGGCTCCTTCCACTCAGGAAGCAGCGGatttcagtcaggaagcagcggCTCTCAGTCAGGAAACAGTGGatttcagtcaggaagcagcggCTCTCAGTCAGGAAACAGTGGatttcagtcaggaagcagcaactcccagtcaggaagcagcggCTCTCAGACAGGAAGCAGCAGCTCCCAGTCGGGAAGCAGCAGTTCCAGATGGGTAAGCAGCAGTTCTCAGTCTGGAAGCTCAGGAAGCAGCCGGGAGGGACCAGGAAATGGCTCCGCTCTACCAACCGATGACAATTCTTCCCGCCAGACATCAGGCTCCTTCCAGTCTGGAGGCTCTTACTCTTCCCACAGCTCTGGGGTGTCTAACACCGTCTCCAATCACCCTCCCTGTAGCTCCAACGTGCCCGACTCTCCCTGCAGTGGGGGTCCCGTCATCACACACTCGGGGCCCTACATCTCTAACTCCCACACCGTATCGGGTGGGCAGAGGccggtagtggtggtggtggagcaacATGGCTCTGGTGGCCCTGGAGGGTTTCAAGGCATGCCCTGTAGCAACGGTGGCCCCTCGGGCAAGCCCTGTCCTCCCATCACCTCTGTCCAGAAACCCTACGGCGGGTACGAGGTGGTGGGTGGCTCTGCCAACAGTTACCTAGCCCCAGGCATGACCTACAGTGGGGGTAAAATCTACCCCGTGGGCTACTTCACCAAGGACAACCCTGTCAAGGGCTCTCCAGGGGCGCCCTCTTTTGCAGCCGGGCCCCCGGTCTCTGAGGGCAAGTACTTCTCCAGCAATCCCATTATCCCCAGCTACAGCTCCTCCAGTTCCAACGCCTACCCATCCTCAGGCGTCGTGTTCCAGCCCGTGGGTAACGGCGGAGTCCAGCCCTGTGGCGTCGGTTCTAGGGGGCCTTGCTCTGGCTCGAGAATTCAGATCACTTCCAGCAGTACCTCCTTCCAGCCCTGCGGCGGGGCTAACCAGGGGCCCTGCTCGCCACCAGGCCCCGGCTCCATCTCCATCGGTGGCGGAAGCTCCTCCCTCTCCACTGGCAAAATTGTCCTCCAGCCCTGCGGCAGCAAGTCTATCTCCGCCGGCTACCCCTGCCTTTCCGCTTCCTCCTCCGCGCTGAACGGAGGTCTGAACGGCTCTCCGCAGCGTGTCACCACCGTGATTGCTAAGCCCTGTGGCCTCAACAGCCCCGGGAGGATGCCCTGCCGTTCCATCCGGGACATTCTGGCTCAAGTGAAGCCTCTGGGCCCCCAGTTAGCAGACCCTCAAGTCTTTCTGCCGCCGGGACAGCCACTTGACAAGCCTTAA